One segment of Paramormyrops kingsleyae isolate MSU_618 chromosome 8, PKINGS_0.4, whole genome shotgun sequence DNA contains the following:
- the agtrap gene encoding type-1 angiotensin II receptor-associated protein isoform X2 gives MEIPAVNLKAIVFVHWLLTIWGCMASWLPSSYAWGNFTVLALAVWAIVQRDSVDAVLMFLVGMVMTMLMDIIHFGIFYPLADNLTDRTRDTFRFSVGMAILSLLLKPVSCFFVYQMYRERGGDYNVNFDLETSVDSRCTSDSGDSAPFSRRY, from the exons ATGGAGATCCCTGCAGTAAACCTGAAG GCCATCGTCTTCGTGCACTGGTTGCTGACCATCTG GGGCTGCATGGCCTCATGGCTGCCCTCGTCGTACGCCTGGGGGAATTTCACAGTCCTAGCCCTCGCTGTTTGGGCCATTGTTCAGAGGGACTCTGTCGACGCAGTGTTGATG TTTCTGGTTGGGATGGTGATGACCATGCTGATGGACATCATCCACTTTGGGATCTTCTACCCGCTGGCGGACAACCTGACGGACAGGACACGGGACACGTTCCGCTTCAGCGTGGGCATGGCCATCCTCAGCCTGCTGCTTAAGCCCGTCTCCTGCTTCTTCGTCTACCAGATGTACCGCGAGAGGGGCGGAGACTACAATGTTAACTTCG ACCTGGAGACCTCGGTGGACAGTCGCTGCACCTCGGACAGTGGCGATAGCGCCCCCTTCAGCCGGCGCTACTGA
- the LOC111832873 gene encoding protein-S-isoprenylcysteine O-methyltransferase-like, translated as MAGGELVLEGRVSLTGFVLGLAVVFIPVLTSVDVTGTAGKGILAIYLGVVNATLLILYNGHIHKVAMRAALLGFTFGCGLLISFGQTTWTHFGWYMCALSFFHYSEYLMTAVMNPHSLTLDSFLLNHSVEYTVAAVCSWLEFILEKFLIPDLKQWRWLSLLGLLMVLSGEGLRKSAMMTAGSNFNHIVQNEKAQSHVLVTAGIYSCCRHPSYVGWFYWSIGTQVMLCNPLCLLGYTLASWRFFRERVEEEELSLILFFGEEYLDYKRKVPTGLPFIPGIQIES; from the exons ATGGCAGGAGGCGAACTCGTGTTGGAAGGCAGAGTGAGCCTGACCGGCTTTGTGCTGGGACTGGCCGTTGTATTCATTCCGGTGCTGACCTCGGTGGATGTAACCGGAACTGCGGGAAAGGGGATCCTTGCCATTTACTTGGGAGTGGTAAATGCGACCCTGCTGATTTTGTACAATGGGCATATTCATAAG GTGGCCATGCGTGCagctctccttggtttcacattcGGATGTGGCTTGCTGATAAGCTTTGGTCAGACAACATGGACACACTTTGGCtg GTATATGTGTGCCTTGTCCTTCTTTCACTACTCGGAGTACCTGATGACGGCCGTCATGAACCCTCACAGCCTGACACTGGACtccttcctgctgaaccacagtGTGGAATACACAGTAGCAGCAGTCTGCTCCTGGCTGGAGTTTATACTGGAGAAATTCCTGATCCCAG ACCTGAAGCAGTGGAGATGGCTGAGTCTACTTGGTCTTCTCATGGTCCTCTCTGGGGAGGGTCTGCGTAAGTCGGCCATGATGACAGCTGGATCCAACTTTAACCACATCGTCCAGAATGAAAAGGCCCAGAGCCATGTGCTGGTGACTGCCGGCATCTACTCCTGCTGTCGCCACCCCTCCTACGTGGGTTGGTTCTACTGGAGCATCGGCACACAG GTGATGCTCTGCAACCCCCTGTGCCTGCTGGGATACACCTTAGCCAGCTGGCGCTTCTTCCGGGAGCGTGTTGAGGAGGAAGAGCTGTCCCTCATCCTCTTCTTCGGTGAGGAATACCTGGACTACAAGCGCAAGGTTCCCACTGGCTTGCCCTTCATCCCAGGAATCCAGATAGAATCTTAG
- the agtrap gene encoding type-1 angiotensin II receptor-associated protein isoform X1 — protein sequence MEIPAVNLKAIVFVHWLLTIWGCMASWLPSSYAWGNFTVLALAVWAIVQRDSVDAVLMFLVGMVMTMLMDIIHFGIFYPLADNLTDRTRDTFRFSVGMAILSLLLKPVSCFFVYQMYRERGGDYNVNFGFPGVSRNRDAYQSIDQQDQPVGLANPFGQAEDGKPMSY from the exons ATGGAGATCCCTGCAGTAAACCTGAAG GCCATCGTCTTCGTGCACTGGTTGCTGACCATCTG GGGCTGCATGGCCTCATGGCTGCCCTCGTCGTACGCCTGGGGGAATTTCACAGTCCTAGCCCTCGCTGTTTGGGCCATTGTTCAGAGGGACTCTGTCGACGCAGTGTTGATG TTTCTGGTTGGGATGGTGATGACCATGCTGATGGACATCATCCACTTTGGGATCTTCTACCCGCTGGCGGACAACCTGACGGACAGGACACGGGACACGTTCCGCTTCAGCGTGGGCATGGCCATCCTCAGCCTGCTGCTTAAGCCCGTCTCCTGCTTCTTCGTCTACCAGATGTACCGCGAGAGGGGCGGAGACTACAATGTTAACTTCG GCTTCCCCGGTGTCAGCCGGAACCGTGACGCGTACCAGTCCATCGACCAGCAGGACCAACCCGTGGGACTGGCCAACCCTTTCGGCCAAGCGGAAGACGGCAAGCCAATGTCGTACTGA